One window of the Colletotrichum lupini chromosome 9, complete sequence genome contains the following:
- a CDS encoding hydroxymethylglutaryl-CoA synthase, with protein MYRLASWTCILNAAISLLDPESTCVAAPQVTAEMIVPSNDSLWRAPSAEEWARNKEWQAYKPVNLVETSRRVFTGEYPAVAMSSFGLLTLIGALVANICARERYSPEMAPILDREYCAKIERSLQAWETLWRSHPHAGGSQSMKSDPKMTDCLCLLNSAYHHLYMGQELQILKRIAKEPRCHLAVPNFPTERKVLVVIKYATTSWLADTVTGIAHRQRKAAFEFGGLGPMVAYETALIISWWLSLRQSLTSPPSVSVLEGERESLEAIGHLFQDISKELDEQCITFDGDLSDLRSRALFHYQVLLGQWPSHLDCPREKKPDVSRYDGTALTKSNGVAAQFVESQKDYDTPWTGDWSARLVPEQKYQVQFTSNFDGSKNGNNERISIFACLSIHLSCNGFSLSGCTRCCVDRTSLFSQEKSSLFVSRRLNWVTEKAIISWAVLLAFRLLISGHAQHQAPASIVQFKQISFSFAMAFPENVGIKAMEIYVPGQCLDQSLFEQHQGVSAGKYTIGLGLKYMNFCNDREDASSMALTAISSLMRKYDINPNSIGRLEVGTESLVDKAKSVKTVLTQLFEPAGNTSLEGIDTINACYGGTSALFNAVNWVESRSWDGRNAIVVASDIALYNEPASRPTGGAGCVAMLVGPNALLSMEPALKGTFMTHAYDFYKPDLKAEFPLVNGHESLRSYMSALDGCYQRLREKVEAANQRTNGLGPKTDTNNLLNIFNYMAFHTPNCKIVSKSYGRLLYNDFRLDSDKSRWEATLTEELRGLSYEESLKSKELEKIFVTQSKDLFKARVEPCIAAPTLCGNMYTASLYCSLISLISHIDLRDSVGKTIGMFSYGSGIASTLYGLKITGDLSEMVQKIDLMKRLEQREICTPEQYEEAYGAKGYEPAGSIEVMAPGTYYLQRVDDAYRRFYAVKP; from the exons ATGTACAGACTTGCAAGCTGGACTTGCATTCTGAACGCTGCCATATCGCTCCTCGACCCTGAATCAACATGTGTCGCCGCACCTCAGGTAACAGCGGAAATGATCGTCCCCTCAAACGACAGCCTCTGGCGAGCACCGTCAGCCGAAGAATGGGCCCGCAACAAGGAATGGCAGGCGTACAAACCAGTCAATCTCGTCGAAACTTCGAGACGAGTTTTCACTGGCGAGTATCCCGCGGTAGCCATGAGCTCATTTGGACTTCTCACGTTGATTGGGGCTCTCGTGGCGAACATTTGTGCTAGAGAACGGTACTCTCCTGAAATGGCCCCCATCCTTGATCGTGAGTATTGTGCAAAGATAGAGAGGAGCCTTCAAGCCTGGGAGACTCTATGGCGCAGTCACCCTCACGCTGGAGGCTCGCAGAGCATGAAGAGCGATCCCAAGATGACGGACTGTCTATGTCTGCTAAACTCTGCGTACCACCATCTTTACATGGGCCAGGAGCTCCAGATCCTGAAGAGAATCGCGAAAGAACCTCGATGTCATCTGGCGGTCCCCAATTTCCCCACTGAAAGGAAGGTTCTTGTTGTTATCAAGTACGCTACGACTTCTTGGTTGGCGGATACCGTAACAGGCATCGCTCATAGGCAGCGGAAGGCGGCATTCGAATTCGGTGGGCTTGGCCCAATGGTAGCATATGAGACTG CGCTGATTATCTCGTGGTGGCTGAGTCTTCGGCAAAGTCTTACATCACCACCTTCTGTCTCTGTCCTAGAGGGGGAGAGAGAAAGCTTGGAAGCCATCGGCCACTTGTTTCAAGATATTTCGAAGGAACTAGATGAGCAGTGCATTACGTTCGATGGAGACCTTTCGGATCTACGTTCCCGAGCCCTGTTCCACTACCAAGTGTTGTTGGGGCAGTGG CCCTCGCATCTTGACTGTCCCAGGGAGAAGAAGCCTGACGTTTCGCGTTATGACGGCACGGCTCTCACGAAAAGCAATGGGGTAGCAGCTCAATTCGTGGAGTCGCAGAAAGACTATGAT ACACCTTGGACTGGGGATTGGTCCGCCCGACTGGTTCCTGAGCAAAA GTACCAGGTTCAGTTCACGAGCAATTTCGACGGATCGAAAAACGGAAATAATGAACGAATCAGCATCTTTGCTTGTCTCTCCATCCACCTGAGTTG CAACGGCTTCAGCTTGTCAGGGTGCACTAGGTGCTGTGTTGACAGAACAAGCTTATTTTCGCAAGAGAAATCATCACTCTTCGTATCGAGAAGGCTGAATTGGGTGACAGAGAAGGCT ATCATCTCGTGGGCTGTGCTTCTAGCTTTCAGGTTACTGATTTCAGGTCATGCCCAGCATCAAGCTCCTGCCAGCATAGTCCAATTT AAGCAAATATCTTTTTCATTCGCGATGGCATTCCCTGAGAATGTTGGCATCAAAGCCATGGAAATCTACGTCCCTGGACAG TGCTTGGACCAGTCTCTCTTTGAGCAGCACCAAGGCGTCTCAGCGGGTAAATACACCATTGGCTTGGGCCTCAAATACATGAACTTCTGCAACGACCGTGAGG ACGCATCTTCCATGGCCCTCACTGCCATATCTTCGCTCATGCGAAAGTACGACATCAACCCCAACTCGATTGGCCGCCTCGAAGTTGGCACCGAATCCTTGGTTGATAAAGCTAAGTCTGTCAAGACAGTGCTGACCCAGCTCTTCGAGCCTGCCGGGAACACCAGCCTGGAAGGTATCGACACCATTAACGCATGCTACGGCGGCACGAGCGCCTTGTTCAACGCTGTCAACTGGGTCGAGTCCAGATCATGGGATGGCCGAAACGCTATCGTTGTTGCGTCAGACATTGCCTTGTACAACGAGCCCGCCTCTCGTCCCACGGGCGGTGCCGGTTGTGTCGCCATGCTCGTGGGCCCCAATGCGCTGCTTTCGATGGAGCCGGCGCTCAAGGGAACCTTCATGACCCATGCCTACGACTTTTACAAACCTGATCTCAAAGCAGAGTTCCCTCTGGTTAATGGACATGAGTCGCTTCGGTCGTACATGTCAGCACTGGACGGTTGCTATCAACGTCTTCGTGAGAAGGTAGAAGCAGCTAACCAACGCACAAACGGACTTGGGCCGAAAACTGATACTAACAACCTGCTGAACATATTCAACTACATGGCATTTCACACCCCCAACTGCAAGATTGTGAGCAAGTCGTATGGACGACTGTTGTACAACGACTTCCGACTGGATAGTGACAAGAGCCGATGGGAGGCGACGTTGACGGAAGAGCTCCGCGGGCTCAGCTACGAGGAATCTTTGAAGAGCAAGGAACTTGAAAAGATCTTTGTCACCCAGTCCAAGGATCTCTTCAAAGCGAGAGTTGAGCCCTGCATTGCCGCTCCCACTTTATGCGGCAACATGTACACAGCTAGTCTATACTGCTCTCTCATCAGCTTGATCAGCCACATCGATCTCAGAGACAGTGTCGGGAAGACTATCGGCATGTTCAGT TATGGCAGCGGTATTGCCAGCACTCTCTATGGGCTCAAGATTACGGGAGATCTCAGCGAGATGGTCCAGAAGATTGATCTTATGAAGCGTCTCGAGCAACGTGAAATTTGTACGCCTGAGCAGTATGAAGAG GCATATGGCGCCAAAGGCTATGAGCCTGCTGGAAGTATTGAAGTCATGGCTCCTGGAACGTACTACCTGCAGAGAGTTGACGATGCTTACCGCAGGTTCTACGCTGTGAAGCCGTGA